The genomic interval GTATGACTGCGCGAATTCAGCCTATATCACCACTGTGATCGCCGCCATATTGCCCAATTATTTTGCGAAAGCCATTGTTGGCGAAGCAGGTGTCGACATTCTCGGCATGAATGTGAGCGCGACGGCGTTGTGGGGCTATATGTTGGCAACCGCGGCGTTCTGCGTGTTCCTCTTTGCACCCGTGCTTGGTGCGATTGCCGATTTCTCCGGCGCGAAAAAACGGTTTCTTATGGGTTTCGCTTATATGGGCAGTATCTTCGCAACGATGCTCTATTTTTGCCGGTCCGGTGACATCGGATTGACGATTCTGCTATTTCTCGGTTCTCAAATTTGCTTTGTCGGCGGTAATGTTTTCTACGATGCGTTCTTACCACAGATCGCCTCCGAAGACAAACTGGATTCCGTTTCTGCCAGAGGATATGCGTTCGGATATGTCGGCGGTTCGCTGCAATTTACTATTGCCCTCGCTCTCGTCGCCACGCAAAAGACACCGGAAAGCCAAGCGATGGCGGCACGCATCGGGATGGCGATGACGGGTCTCTGGTGGGCAGGTTGGACCCTGTTGACGCTGAAATACCTAAAAGAGGAAAAAACGCCGTATCAACTTCCAG from Candidatus Poribacteria bacterium carries:
- a CDS encoding MFS transporter, producing the protein MKNDKKTIFGWCMYDCANSAYITTVIAAILPNYFAKAIVGEAGVDILGMNVSATALWGYMLATAAFCVFLFAPVLGAIADFSGAKKRFLMGFAYMGSIFATMLYFCRSGDIGLTILLFLGSQICFVGGNVFYDAFLPQIASEDKLDSVSARGYAFGYVGGSLQFTIALALVATQKTPESQAMAARIGMAMTGLWWAGWTLLTLKYLKEEKTPYQLP